A window of the Streptomyces finlayi genome harbors these coding sequences:
- a CDS encoding SGNH/GDSL hydrolase family protein, which translates to MEMNASYTSFVAVGDSFTEGMSDLLPDGSYRGWADVLAARLAARTPGFRYANLAVRGKLIGQIVDEQVDTAAAMRADVVTLVGGLNDTLRPKCDMGMVRARLEEAVERLAPSCGRLVLMRSPGRNGPVMERFRPRMEELFSLIEDLAGRHGALVADLYGAPSLADPRMWDVDRLHLTAEGHRRVAEAVWQTLGLPLELDWRTPMPPTTPPRWAVRRVDDVRFARQHLAPWIGRRLTGRSSGDGRPAKRAELLPYEPPLG; encoded by the coding sequence ATGGAAATGAATGCCTCCTACACCAGTTTCGTCGCGGTCGGCGACTCCTTCACCGAGGGCATGTCGGACCTGCTCCCCGACGGCTCCTACCGAGGCTGGGCCGATGTGCTCGCGGCCCGTCTCGCCGCCCGGACGCCCGGATTCCGGTACGCGAATCTCGCCGTACGCGGCAAGCTGATCGGCCAGATCGTCGACGAGCAGGTGGACACCGCGGCGGCCATGCGGGCGGACGTGGTCACGCTCGTGGGCGGGCTCAACGACACCCTGCGGCCGAAGTGCGACATGGGCATGGTGCGCGCACGGCTGGAGGAGGCCGTGGAACGTCTCGCGCCGTCGTGCGGGCGGCTCGTACTGATGCGCAGCCCGGGACGCAACGGTCCCGTCATGGAGCGCTTCCGGCCACGGATGGAGGAGCTGTTCTCCCTGATCGAGGACCTGGCCGGCCGGCACGGGGCGCTGGTGGCCGATCTGTACGGCGCACCGTCGCTGGCCGACCCGCGGATGTGGGACGTCGACCGGCTGCACCTCACGGCGGAGGGCCATCGCAGAGTGGCCGAGGCGGTGTGGCAGACGCTCGGGCTGCCCCTGGAACTCGACTGGCGTACCCCGATGCCGCCGACGACACCGCCGCGCTGGGCGGTGCGGCGGGTCGATGACGTCCGGTTCGCCCGGCAGCACCTGGCACCGTGGATCGGGCGACGGCTGACCGGCCGGTCGTCCGGTGACGGCCGCCCGGCGAAGCGCGCCGAACTGCTTCCGTACGAGCCGCCGCTCGGCTGA